A region of Streptomyces sp. TG1A-60 DNA encodes the following proteins:
- a CDS encoding RidA family protein — translation MDTIDVFNYNVPAESDFGYSQAIRSGELIHVSGQLSFDEAGEFLYAGDFAAQLKQTYANMDKVLDHYGATRNQVVSQTLYVVNLRQNAAATAEGNLRYFGDHRPASTVLGITELTLPGQVIEISFVIDTKLPA, via the coding sequence GTGGACACCATTGATGTCTTCAATTACAACGTGCCGGCCGAGAGCGACTTCGGCTACTCACAGGCGATCAGGTCCGGCGAGCTGATCCACGTCTCTGGACAGCTCTCGTTCGATGAGGCAGGCGAGTTCCTCTACGCGGGCGACTTCGCCGCCCAGCTCAAGCAGACCTACGCCAACATGGACAAGGTCCTGGACCACTACGGCGCCACCCGGAACCAGGTCGTCTCGCAGACCCTGTACGTGGTGAACCTGCGGCAGAATGCCGCGGCGACGGCGGAGGGCAACCTGAGGTACTTCGGCGACCACCGCCCGGCCAGCACGGTCTTGGGCATCACTGAACTGACCTTGCCCGGCCAGGTCATCGAAATCAGCTTCGTCATCGACACGAAACTGCCCGCTTGA
- a CDS encoding IS1380 family transposase, translating into MQSSHAAVHVCALFDEPNLIADAGLLPLVALAERVGLPGLAAQVRIEAADNSGGAYPAAKVMSLLGAMCSGADSIDDADRLRHGAMDRVFAGIRAPSTLGTFLRSFTHGHNRQLHRVHREFLARLATHTPLLPGAGQLMFIDIDPTHRRVYGRAKQGAEHGRLKGQRTLHPIVATLSTPLARPVIGAVRLRRGKAADVRGAKSFVAQALAIAKDAGGTGIRMVRADSKFYTADVAAACHRAGAHFSLTTGMNPSVAAAIGRIAEDAWVPIRYPEAFVDPDTGEMVSDAEVTETEYTAFTGRKKAEQVTARLIVRRVRRLNPQAATGQGELFDSWRYHPVFTNSPFGMLQAELHHRQHAVVEQAIADGKSSALAHLPSGNFQANAAWLTLWAMSHNLLRAAGALASAFHAKATTSTLRAHLIHVPARLARTARTKLTAHLPANWPWQGAYQDLFEAVHHSPSTP; encoded by the coding sequence ATGCAATCTTCCCATGCCGCCGTCCATGTCTGCGCACTCTTCGACGAGCCGAATCTGATCGCGGATGCGGGACTGCTTCCGCTGGTCGCGCTCGCCGAGCGGGTCGGCCTGCCCGGTCTGGCCGCCCAGGTCCGCATCGAGGCTGCCGACAACAGCGGCGGTGCGTATCCGGCGGCCAAGGTGATGTCGCTGCTGGGCGCGATGTGCTCGGGGGCCGACTCCATCGATGATGCCGACCGGCTGCGGCACGGCGCGATGGACCGGGTCTTCGCCGGGATACGCGCCCCGTCCACGCTGGGCACCTTCCTGCGCTCCTTCACCCACGGCCACAACCGGCAACTCCACCGGGTGCACCGGGAGTTCCTGGCCCGCCTCGCGACCCACACCCCGCTGCTTCCCGGCGCCGGGCAGCTGATGTTCATCGATATCGACCCCACCCACCGCCGGGTCTACGGCCGGGCCAAGCAAGGCGCCGAGCACGGGCGCCTGAAGGGGCAGCGCACCCTGCACCCGATCGTGGCCACCCTGTCCACCCCGCTCGCCCGGCCGGTGATCGGTGCGGTCCGCCTGCGCCGCGGCAAGGCGGCCGATGTCCGCGGCGCGAAAAGCTTCGTCGCCCAGGCCCTGGCCATCGCGAAGGACGCGGGCGGAACCGGAATCCGGATGGTGCGGGCGGACAGCAAGTTCTACACCGCCGATGTGGCCGCCGCCTGCCACAGGGCCGGTGCCCACTTCTCCCTGACCACGGGCATGAACCCCTCCGTCGCCGCCGCGATCGGCCGCATCGCCGAGGACGCCTGGGTCCCGATCCGCTACCCCGAGGCGTTCGTGGATCCCGACACCGGCGAGATGGTCTCCGACGCCGAGGTCACCGAGACCGAGTACACCGCGTTCACCGGACGCAAGAAGGCCGAGCAGGTCACCGCCCGTCTGATCGTGCGCCGGGTGCGACGCCTGAACCCGCAAGCAGCCACCGGGCAGGGCGAGCTGTTCGACTCCTGGCGCTACCACCCCGTCTTCACCAATAGCCCCTTCGGCATGCTTCAGGCCGAACTGCACCACCGGCAACACGCCGTCGTGGAACAGGCGATCGCGGACGGGAAGTCCTCCGCGCTCGCCCACCTGCCCTCGGGAAACTTCCAGGCGAACGCCGCCTGGCTGACCCTGTGGGCCATGTCGCACAACCTGCTGCGGGCCGCCGGCGCCCTGGCCTCGGCCTTCCACGCCAAGGCCACCACCTCCACCCTGCGCGCCCACCTGATCCACGTCCCCGCCCGACTCGCCCGCACCGCGAGGACCAAGCTGACCGCCCACCTGCCCGCCAACTGGCCCTGGCAGGGCGCCTACCAGGACTTGTTCGAAGCCGTCCACCACTCGCCATCGACACCCTGA